Proteins encoded within one genomic window of Bacteroidota bacterium:
- a CDS encoding C25 family cysteine peptidase, which translates to MKKRFLTFLLFIGILSAHSQNQWITLSKNDRSQNHENSVTRIVKNHDKKGVNVEYRFSGMLEAEKNASGTVFDILHVQGFNKMKSVGKPALPEHCDLVLIPKGSTAKIHIRRANATTFNDLLVYPALKPATDREGDPEPAFEIDSTFYNSNTIWPDAPVKILTTLNYRGYELAVIAVYPVQYNPKSRTANLFSVIDYDVEFIGNGSFPATAEEMEPYLGMVKGSILNGESLRNFPAKGTSKNLKSISGPSVDYIIITHDNYLAAADSLAKWKAQLGYTVEIVSRASWTSSQVKSEIQQRYANWNPKPGYFVIIGDHDLVPGEIHQDPTNGEDFATDLYYACMGGTGDYVADMAFGRISVSSALQANMVVQKIIQYEKNPPLQSGFYSHGTNCAQFQDDDANSYEDRRFALTAEEVRNYMVNQQSFSIDRVYATDNSVTPLYWNNDLFAAGEPVPSYLRKPTFAWTGSRTDITSAINSADGRLFLLHRDHGYVGGSGWATPEYVLSDINNLTNGANLPVVFSINCHTGEYQLPECFSEKFLRKANGGAVGVFGAAYYSYSGPNDGLTLGFFDAIWPNPGIIPNFTGYGDNPVGSITAHPAIYTMGDVLNQGLLRMVQTWGDDSYTHELFHYFGDPAMQMWTGVPVTITASHTSLLQCSDSVLQIFSSTCPAGLATLVVDGNLVAETTLAGGTGTLHFAPLAGTEVILTISKHNYRPYIARIPMDLNCVSAAFTKSYNNNCVGENIVFTNESAGTIVSWDWNFGAGATPATASTVGPHNVTYTTPGMKYITLAATGTVMTSYVTDSIFIESPCTYVMQPNSGMTINNCGGQLFDNGGTSVYSVNSNDTATITAAGATSLTLYFNDFDIEAGDNGTCNYDRLEVFDGPNTSSASLGVYCNLAGHTPPASLTTSGGSFTVKLYSDGYVTGRGFVIQWVCSAPNAAPSANFSADVTNTCSGNVQFTDLSSNNPTYRRWDFGDGDTSNLQNPLHNYQANGIFSVTLTASNTYGNNTIVKQSYINVNMPAAPAANDAYICNSGSATLSANGQDTIQWFSMPSGGTVLHSGPVFTSPVLSANTTYYVGSKVQTNYFTQPHDSALGAGAYYTGTSNHYLIFNALQDIKIVSVKIYAYNSGNRTIRLMNSAGTVLLDTIANLQAGTNRVYLNWNVATGNAYRLGAQGTNNYLYRNSAGAVYPYTIPGYISITGNSYTNTGYYYYFYDWEIEGDICYSPRLPVNVYVSGAAPVAGFTVSMPAQTAVFTNTTTNGVTYSWNFGDGGTSNAENPVHTYTADGTYYVTLAVNNGCGSDIFTDTLYVYGTGINENNFTTTLSVFPNPANNLLNIGFMNSGNSTVNIGLYDATGRMIRYLECGKQGYFHETIDLGGIAEGIYLLRLHDGNQAIIKKVIVTW; encoded by the coding sequence ATGAAAAAACGCTTCCTCACTTTCCTACTTTTCATTGGAATTTTAAGTGCGCATAGCCAAAACCAATGGATTACACTTTCAAAAAACGACCGTTCACAAAATCATGAAAACAGTGTGACGCGCATTGTTAAAAACCATGACAAAAAAGGCGTGAATGTTGAATACCGCTTCAGCGGAATGTTAGAAGCCGAAAAAAATGCAAGCGGCACGGTGTTCGATATTTTGCATGTACAGGGATTTAATAAAATGAAAAGTGTTGGAAAGCCTGCACTTCCTGAACATTGCGACCTTGTGCTTATCCCGAAAGGAAGTACGGCAAAAATCCATATCCGTCGGGCGAATGCAACAACATTCAATGACCTTCTTGTTTATCCCGCTTTAAAACCAGCCACTGACCGCGAAGGCGATCCTGAACCTGCGTTTGAAATAGACAGTACTTTTTACAACAGCAACACTATATGGCCCGATGCGCCGGTAAAAATCCTGACAACATTAAATTACAGAGGCTATGAACTTGCCGTCATTGCTGTGTATCCGGTTCAATACAATCCAAAATCGCGCACTGCGAATCTGTTTTCTGTAATTGATTATGATGTTGAATTCATCGGAAATGGAAGTTTTCCTGCAACAGCAGAAGAAATGGAACCTTACCTAGGAATGGTGAAGGGCAGTATTCTGAATGGCGAATCATTGCGAAATTTTCCTGCTAAAGGAACAAGCAAAAATTTAAAAAGCATTTCGGGTCCGTCGGTTGACTATATAATAATTACGCATGATAATTATCTGGCTGCCGCCGATTCATTGGCCAAATGGAAAGCGCAATTAGGTTATACCGTTGAGATTGTTTCGCGCGCATCGTGGACAAGTTCACAGGTAAAATCTGAAATTCAGCAGCGCTATGCAAACTGGAATCCAAAACCGGGATACTTCGTGATTATTGGCGATCATGATTTAGTTCCCGGCGAAATTCATCAGGATCCGACAAATGGTGAGGATTTTGCTACAGATTTGTATTACGCTTGCATGGGCGGAACCGGCGATTATGTGGCCGATATGGCTTTTGGCCGAATTTCGGTTTCAAGCGCTTTGCAGGCAAATATGGTAGTTCAAAAAATTATTCAGTATGAAAAAAATCCGCCATTGCAAAGCGGGTTTTATTCTCATGGCACCAATTGCGCACAATTTCAGGACGACGATGCCAACAGTTATGAAGACCGCCGTTTTGCGCTTACGGCTGAAGAAGTAAGGAATTATATGGTAAACCAGCAATCATTCAGTATTGACAGGGTTTATGCAACTGATAACAGCGTTACACCGTTGTACTGGAATAATGACTTATTTGCAGCAGGCGAGCCGGTTCCCTCCTATCTGCGTAAGCCAACATTTGCATGGACGGGCAGCAGAACCGATATTACATCGGCTATCAATTCAGCCGACGGCAGGCTGTTTCTGCTTCACCGCGATCATGGTTACGTTGGTGGCAGCGGCTGGGCAACGCCCGAATATGTATTGAGTGATATCAATAACCTGACAAACGGAGCGAATCTTCCGGTCGTATTCAGCATTAACTGCCATACCGGCGAATATCAGCTTCCAGAATGTTTTTCGGAGAAATTTCTGCGCAAAGCCAATGGTGGTGCCGTGGGTGTATTTGGCGCTGCTTACTACAGCTACAGCGGTCCTAACGACGGTCTTACACTTGGCTTTTTTGACGCCATCTGGCCCAACCCCGGCATTATCCCAAACTTTACAGGATATGGCGACAATCCGGTTGGCAGCATCACGGCTCATCCTGCCATCTATACTATGGGAGATGTGCTGAATCAAGGGCTGCTCCGCATGGTTCAGACCTGGGGCGACGATTCATACACTCATGAGCTGTTTCACTATTTCGGCGATCCTGCCATGCAGATGTGGACAGGAGTACCGGTAACAATTACAGCATCTCATACTTCATTATTGCAATGCAGTGACAGCGTACTTCAGATTTTTTCCAGCACTTGTCCTGCCGGACTTGCAACCCTTGTTGTTGACGGAAATCTTGTTGCCGAAACAACACTGGCCGGCGGCACCGGCACCTTGCACTTCGCACCACTGGCCGGCACTGAGGTTATCCTGACGATTTCAAAACACAATTACAGACCGTACATTGCAAGAATACCTATGGATTTAAATTGTGTCAGCGCAGCTTTTACAAAATCGTATAACAACAATTGCGTCGGCGAGAATATCGTTTTTACGAATGAAAGCGCAGGAACTATTGTTTCGTGGGACTGGAATTTCGGAGCGGGCGCAACACCTGCAACGGCCAGTACTGTAGGACCGCACAATGTAACCTATACCACTCCGGGCATGAAGTACATTACACTTGCAGCTACAGGAACGGTAATGACGTCCTATGTAACAGACAGTATTTTTATTGAAAGTCCTTGCACTTATGTGATGCAGCCAAACAGCGGAATGACCATCAATAACTGTGGCGGGCAACTATTTGATAACGGCGGCACTTCAGTATATTCGGTGAACAGCAACGATACAGCCACCATAACCGCGGCCGGAGCCACTTCACTCACTTTATATTTCAATGATTTTGACATTGAAGCCGGTGACAATGGTACCTGTAATTACGACCGCCTGGAAGTGTTTGACGGGCCGAATACATCTTCCGCTTCATTGGGCGTTTATTGCAATCTTGCAGGCCACACGCCACCGGCATCGCTTACCACCAGCGGCGGCAGCTTCACTGTAAAACTGTATTCCGATGGTTATGTAACCGGCAGGGGCTTTGTGATACAATGGGTATGCAGCGCACCAAACGCCGCTCCATCAGCCAACTTCAGTGCCGATGTTACCAATACCTGTAGCGGAAACGTTCAATTTACAGACCTTTCAAGCAATAACCCTACTTACCGTCGATGGGATTTCGGTGATGGCGACACTTCTAATCTTCAAAACCCATTGCATAATTATCAGGCCAACGGCATATTCTCTGTTACGCTGACTGCTTCGAATACTTACGGAAACAACACTATCGTAAAGCAATCATACATAAATGTGAACATGCCTGCTGCTCCTGCAGCGAATGATGCTTATATATGCAATTCAGGCTCTGCAACACTTTCGGCAAACGGACAGGATACTATTCAATGGTTCAGCATGCCGTCGGGCGGCACAGTGCTGCATTCAGGACCTGTATTTACCAGCCCGGTGCTCTCTGCAAATACGACTTATTATGTAGGTTCTAAAGTTCAGACAAATTATTTCACACAACCCCACGACAGCGCACTAGGTGCAGGCGCTTATTATACAGGCACAAGCAATCATTATCTTATTTTCAATGCACTTCAGGATATTAAAATTGTTTCTGTAAAAATTTATGCATACAACTCCGGCAACCGAACAATCAGACTTATGAATAGTGCGGGAACCGTATTGCTTGATACAATTGCGAACCTGCAAGCCGGCACAAACCGAGTTTATCTCAACTGGAATGTTGCCACCGGCAATGCATACCGCCTCGGCGCGCAGGGCACCAATAATTATCTTTATCGTAACAGTGCAGGTGCAGTCTATCCGTATACTATTCCGGGATATATTTCAATTACCGGAAATTCTTACACCAATACGGGCTATTACTATTACTTCTATGACTGGGAAATTGAGGGAGACATCTGTTACAGTCCGCGGCTGCCCGTTAACGTGTATGTTTCAGGTGCAGCGCCCGTAGCGGGTTTTACGGTTTCAATGCCTGCACAAACCGCTGTATTTACAAATACCACAACCAACGGTGTTACCTATTCATGGAATTTTGGAGATGGCGGCACATCCAATGCTGAAAACCCCGTTCACACATACACAGCAGACGGAACTTATTACGTGACACTTGCAGTTAACAACGGATGTGGCAGCGATATTTTCACCGACACCTTGTATGTTTACGGCACCGGCATCAATGAAAACAATTTCACAACAACATTGTCTGTTTTTCCGAATCCTGCAAATAATTTACTGAATATCGGATTCATGAATTCAGGTAATAGTACCGTTAACATCGGGCTTTATGACGCAACCGGAAGAATGATTCGCTATTTAGAATGCGGCAAACAAGGCTATTTTCATGAAACCATTGATTTGGGAGGCATTGCAGAAGGAATTTATTTATTGAGGCTGCACGACGGCAATCAAGCAATCATCAAAAAAGTGATTGTAACTTGGTAA
- the ndk gene encoding nucleoside-diphosphate kinase: MTGSKTFTIIKPVAFAKNNAGRILARITDAGFRLSALKTTMLTKEQAQRFYIVHKDRPFYDNLVAFMTSGPIVVAIIEKQNAVEDYRKLIGKTNPAEAAEGTIRHDFGTSMTANAVHGSDSDENAEIECNFFFPAGERY; encoded by the coding sequence ATGACGGGTAGCAAAACTTTTACCATAATAAAACCTGTAGCGTTCGCAAAGAATAACGCGGGCAGGATACTTGCACGAATTACCGATGCCGGATTCCGGCTGTCGGCTTTAAAAACAACGATGCTCACAAAGGAGCAGGCACAACGATTTTATATAGTCCACAAGGATCGTCCATTTTACGATAATCTGGTTGCGTTTATGACATCAGGTCCTATTGTGGTAGCGATTATTGAAAAACAAAATGCAGTTGAAGATTACCGCAAACTGATAGGTAAGACCAATCCGGCTGAAGCAGCCGAAGGCACCATACGTCATGATTTTGGCACCAGTATGACTGCAAACGCCGTTCATGGTTCAGACAGTGATGAAAATGCCGAGATTGAATGTAATTTCTTTTTCCCGGCAGGCGAACGTTACTAA
- a CDS encoding bifunctional oligoribonuclease/PAP phosphatase NrnA, whose translation MEPTDFSRLSELLKMPCRIAVVTHSNPDGDAIGSSLAMTHYLKHKGHDARTVVPDDFPEFLKWMPAAGDILIFDNDVKNAERFLLDADLVFCLDFNAPDRVQAMTKTLEQAKGIKILIDHHLDVVHFCDFELSNAATSSTSELVYDFIVNMGDENLLDKNIAEALFVGIVTDTGSFSYACNYEHTFSVVANLMRLGIDAEHIHRLVYDTWSESRIKLLGFCLNEKLTVISNYSTSYIVLSKADLERFNHKIGDTEGVVNYALSIKNVKLAALITERDDFVKISFRSKGTFNVNDFARLHFNGGGHKNASGANVYLPLGEAVKKFVSLLASYSKELMPAHHEV comes from the coding sequence TTGGAACCTACAGATTTTTCCCGTTTATCAGAACTTCTTAAAATGCCCTGCCGAATTGCGGTTGTTACGCATTCAAATCCCGACGGCGATGCCATTGGCTCATCCCTGGCGATGACTCATTATCTGAAACACAAAGGTCATGATGCACGCACTGTGGTTCCTGATGATTTCCCTGAATTTCTCAAATGGATGCCTGCCGCCGGCGACATTCTTATTTTTGATAATGACGTGAAAAATGCAGAGCGCTTTTTGCTCGATGCCGACCTTGTATTTTGTCTTGATTTTAATGCGCCCGACCGCGTTCAGGCAATGACTAAGACGCTGGAACAGGCCAAAGGCATCAAAATTCTCATTGATCATCACCTCGATGTGGTTCATTTTTGTGATTTTGAATTGTCGAATGCTGCCACTTCTTCTACATCGGAACTCGTGTATGATTTTATAGTGAATATGGGTGATGAAAATCTGCTCGATAAAAATATTGCCGAAGCACTGTTTGTTGGAATTGTTACCGATACCGGCTCATTCAGCTATGCCTGCAATTATGAGCATACGTTTTCTGTGGTCGCGAACCTCATGCGGCTCGGAATAGATGCCGAGCATATTCACCGGCTGGTTTATGATACATGGTCTGAAAGCCGCATCAAACTATTAGGCTTTTGCCTGAACGAAAAACTTACTGTAATAAGCAATTATTCAACTTCTTATATTGTTTTATCGAAAGCTGATCTTGAACGTTTCAATCATAAAATAGGTGATACCGAAGGTGTCGTTAATTATGCGCTTTCCATTAAAAATGTGAAGTTAGCGGCACTCATTACCGAAAGAGATGACTTTGTTAAAATTTCATTCCGGTCAAAAGGAACATTTAATGTGAATGACTTTGCCCGACTGCATTTCAACGGCGGCGGTCATAAAAATGCTTCCGGAGCTAATGTTTATCTTCCGCTCGGCGAAGCCGTTAAAAAATTCGTTTCCCTGCTTGCCTCCTATAGTAAAGAACTTATGCCCGCTCATCATGAAGTTTAG
- a CDS encoding FKBP-type peptidyl-prolyl cis-trans isomerase: MKPKQKDPDPQKVKDQMLNVNKSMVEKEDRQIDDFISRHQWNMIKTSTGLRYMIYAPAKNSTESPVDKQIVRIKYGVKLVNGVEVYNSDKNGLKEFVLGKSEAENGLEEGLKLMHKGDKAMLIIPSHLAYGLAGDDENIPKRATLIYDVELLDIR; the protein is encoded by the coding sequence GTGAAACCAAAACAGAAAGATCCGGATCCGCAAAAGGTGAAAGATCAGATGCTGAATGTGAATAAATCTATGGTTGAAAAAGAGGACAGGCAGATTGATGATTTTATTTCACGGCATCAGTGGAACATGATAAAAACGTCTACCGGTTTGAGATATATGATATACGCGCCTGCAAAAAACAGCACAGAGTCACCCGTTGACAAGCAGATTGTTCGCATTAAATATGGCGTTAAGTTGGTCAACGGCGTGGAAGTATATAACTCGGATAAAAATGGTTTGAAAGAGTTTGTTCTGGGAAAATCGGAAGCAGAAAATGGATTGGAAGAAGGATTGAAACTCATGCATAAAGGAGATAAGGCCATGCTGATTATCCCGTCGCACTTAGCCTATGGCCTGGCAGGCGATGACGAGAATATCCCCAAACGGGCCACACTTATTTATGATGTTGAATTGCTGGACATACGTTAG
- a CDS encoding FKBP-type peptidyl-prolyl cis-trans isomerase, whose protein sequence is MISKLRLSALFIIMAGLFVSCNSKYPGFKQTDDGLYYKFHVRNKDAQKPSIGDIITVNMVYRVKDSILFDSRSLPEAFRFPLDSATFKGDIFEGLAMMGVGDSATFIVPGDSLKRFGNLNNIDSGAMIYFDVKLLNVQPKAEFEKEMAIQKQKEEAATAELRKVEEADLTQYITKNNIKTAPSESGLYFINIKTGSGMAPEKGKIVEVHYAATKLNGDKVFSSRDESGKPIFFELGQNFEIPAIEEALLKMKAGGKVKLIVPSKLAYGDKGIKDYIPPCTPLIFELELLSVTSKDKYGTSMSANEKSEIDDYLKKNNISVKPDKYGLYYIETKKGSGAKVTSGKIVKVNYTGTLMNGKVFDSSIPSGGPIEVHMGAGEVIPGWEIGLAYMNAGGKATFIIPSKLGYGETYNGIIAPYSPLIFDIEVVSVK, encoded by the coding sequence ATGATATCAAAACTCAGACTCAGCGCACTTTTTATTATAATGGCAGGATTATTTGTGTCCTGCAATTCCAAATATCCGGGTTTCAAGCAAACCGACGATGGCTTATATTATAAATTTCATGTCAGGAACAAAGATGCCCAAAAACCTTCTATCGGCGATATTATTACCGTAAATATGGTGTACCGGGTTAAGGATAGTATTTTGTTTGATTCGCGCAGCTTGCCGGAAGCATTCCGCTTTCCGCTTGATTCGGCAACATTTAAAGGTGATATTTTTGAGGGTCTGGCGATGATGGGAGTAGGCGATAGCGCAACGTTTATTGTTCCCGGCGACAGCCTGAAACGCTTTGGCAATCTTAATAATATTGACTCCGGTGCGATGATATATTTCGATGTTAAACTTCTGAATGTACAGCCAAAAGCCGAATTTGAAAAGGAAATGGCCATCCAGAAACAGAAAGAAGAAGCCGCTACAGCAGAATTGAGAAAAGTGGAAGAAGCCGATTTAACGCAATATATTACAAAAAATAATATCAAAACAGCTCCGTCTGAATCGGGTTTGTACTTCATTAATATCAAGACTGGCAGCGGTATGGCGCCCGAAAAAGGAAAAATTGTTGAGGTACATTATGCAGCAACAAAGCTTAATGGTGATAAAGTTTTTTCATCGCGCGACGAAAGCGGAAAACCAATATTTTTCGAGCTTGGGCAGAATTTTGAAATCCCTGCTATTGAGGAAGCACTGCTGAAGATGAAAGCAGGAGGCAAAGTAAAATTAATTGTTCCTTCAAAACTCGCATACGGCGACAAAGGAATCAAAGACTATATTCCACCCTGTACTCCGCTCATTTTTGAACTGGAATTGCTGAGCGTTACTTCAAAAGATAAATATGGTACTTCAATGAGCGCCAACGAAAAAAGTGAAATTGATGATTATTTGAAGAAAAATAATATTTCGGTGAAGCCCGATAAATATGGTCTTTACTACATTGAAACAAAAAAAGGAAGCGGAGCTAAAGTTACTTCAGGCAAAATTGTAAAAGTTAATTATACCGGCACATTGATGAATGGAAAAGTATTTGATTCCTCCATTCCATCGGGCGGACCCATAGAAGTACATATGGGCGCGGGCGAAGTGATACCGGGCTGGGAGATAGGCCTCGCATACATGAATGCCGGTGGCAAAGCCACTTTTATAATCCCGTCTAAACTGGGTTATGGCGAAACTTACAATGGTATTATTGCACCCTATTCACCGCTTATCTTTGATATTGAAGTTGTGAGTGTGAAGTAA